In one Dermatophagoides farinae isolate YC_2012a chromosome 4, ASM2471394v1, whole genome shotgun sequence genomic region, the following are encoded:
- the LOC124500428 gene encoding DNA damage-regulated autophagy modulator protein 2: MDIEKNLNNNLIIANNNVINVDEEKPQINNDESDQKTIQSIGQEQQQQQQKQHLKRHRQFYAWIKRHLWIFPLILSTLLIILCIIPYIMSIHYGNVDPLLPYVSDTGGLSPGSMVFSQIIDFIAILIFITCWIRYKQIKFYLNNNFIGKNLDYLNRLHRMNRHSFWLMIISGIGAIGVGNIRTTEFYPLHVVNALTVFISACIYACYSTHLARILYREYGIESQPITMMFCAIITSISMVMVLIFESINRYQVGNEKFENNNQFRMHWPQTDKESYYVHVTATTFEWIMIFTFAIFILCLCRRFRMIGS, translated from the exons atggacattgaaaaaaaccttaataataatttaataatcgccaataataatgtcatcaatgttgatgaagaaaaacctcaaattaataatgatgaaagtgACCAGAAGacaattcaatcgattggacaagaacaacaacaacaacaacaaaaacaacatctAAAACGACATCGACAATTCTATGCATGGATTAAACGGCATTTATGgatttttccattaattCTTAGCACATTATTGATTATACTCTGTATTATACCGTATATTATGTCAATCCATTATGGTAATGTTGATCCATTATTACCATATGTAAGTGATACTGGTGGTTTATCACCGGGTTCAATGGTATTCTCacaaattatcgattttattGCCATTTTAA TATTCATTACATGCTGGATACGTTATAAACAGATAAAATtctatttgaataataattttattggaaaaaatcttGATTACCTCAATCGTTTACATCGTATGAATAGACATTCATTttggttgatgatcatttctGGAATAGGTGCTATTGGTGTGGGAAATATTCGTACGACTGAATTTTATCCATTACATGTCGTCAATGCTTTAACAGTTTTTATAAGTGCATGTATTTATGCATGTTATAGTACACATTTAGCCCGAATATTGTATCGAGAATATGGTATTGAATCACAACCAATTACAATGATGTTTTGTGCAATTAtaacatcaatatcaatggTAATGGTTTTAATATTTGAAAGTATAAATCGTTACCAGGTtggtaatgaaaaatttgaaaataataatcaatttcgtATGCATTGGCCACAAACGGATAAAGAATCCTATTATGTACATGTAACTGCCACAACATTTGAATGGATTATGATATTTACATTCGCCATATTCATTCTATGTCTTTGTCGTCGTTTTCGAATGATTGGCtcataa
- the LOC124500431 gene encoding putative phytanoyl-CoA dioxygenase — MLMNRLPLTFFGFRSIQQQCPPTLLKMTMIQSLNQRKFLSTAKSMANSNEKYRFSFTNGANGKITNEQRDFYEENGYILVKKLLTDQDIDRYWQRFQDLATGKVQPNPLLLLQRELATAKQAIHERSLYKVQELYADDVLFEYCCHPSVLDIVEAFVGSPNILAIHSMLINKPPDLGTKSSRHPLHQDLHYFPMRPADRIVGTWTAMEKITKENGCLSAVPGSHKGEHLEHDYPEWEGGVNKLYYGIKDMSNVVDNRVHIEMERGDCLFFHPLLIHGSGMNRTNGFRKAISCHYASSIDCHYIEIEGTIQEKLAKEIVDVYHKRARTIIGGDSDTITYKDLWRMRSRLVRGEDKIGATIF, encoded by the exons atgctTATGAATCGTTTACCTTTGAcgttttttggttttcgttcaattcaacaacaatgtccACCaacattgttgaaaatgacaatgatacaatcattgaatcaacgAAAATTTCTATCCACAGCAAAATCAATGGCTAAtagtaatgaaaaatatcgtttttcatttacaaacGGTgcgaatggaaaaataaccAATGAACAACGTGATTTTTATGAAGAAAATGGTTATATTCTCgtcaaaaaattgttaacCGATCAAGATATCGATCGTTattg gcAACGATTTCAAGATCTAGCCACTGGTAAAGTTCAACcgaatccattattattattgcaacGAGAATTAGCAACGGCTAAACAAGCCATACATGAAAGAAGTCTTTATAAAGTGCAAGAACTTTATGCTGATGATGTCCTATTCGAATATTGTTGTCATCCATCAGTATTGGATATTGTTGAAGCATTTGTTGGTAGTCCAAATATTCtagccattcattcaatgttaaTCAATAAACCACCAGATTTGGGTACAAAATCTTCTCGACATCCATTACACCAGGATCTACATTATTTTCCAATGCGACCAGCCGATCGTATTGTAGGTACATGGACagcaatggaaaaaattacgAAAGAAAATGGATGCCTTTCGGCTGTTCCTGGATCACATAAAGGTGAACACTTGGAACATGATTATCCCGAATGGGAG GGTGGTGTTAATAAATTATATTATGGAATTAAAGACATGTCAAATGTGGTCGATAATCGTGTACATATCGAAATGGAACGTGGTGATTGTCTATTCTTTCATCCATTACTTATTCATGGTTCTGGAATGAATCGTACGAATGGTTTTCGTAAAGCAATATCATGCCATTAtgcatcatcaatcgattgtcaTTATATTGAAATCGAAGGCACTATACAGGAAAAATTGGCTAAAGAAATCGTTGATGTTTATCATAAACGTGCACGTACAATCATAGGCGGAGATTCAGATACAATTACCTATAAA gATTTATGGCGTATGCGTTCACGATTAGTACGTGGAGAGGATAAAATTGGTGCAACAATTTTTTAG